A stretch of the Papaver somniferum cultivar HN1 chromosome 6, ASM357369v1, whole genome shotgun sequence genome encodes the following:
- the LOC113285478 gene encoding purine permease 3-like, translated as MDIEKLEILGTTQNGNSNTHTEKPKKTKNWLLVIINCAIVFVGAIGSPLLMRLYYLHGGSRIWLSSFIASAGFPILIFPLMFLFFRSKSSADNYFSSFWLEPKLFLWGAILGVMYGLVTFMYALGLSYIPVSTSSLLMATQLCFIAFFTWLIVKQKFTAFIINAVVVMTLGSVLLGINTDGDRPVGVSKAQYLLGFVLTLSAAALAGLIMPLIELAFSKAIRNLTYSSLLQFQFVLSVFSATVCVIGMLANKDFQAIPREANDFELGKANYYIIMVATAITWQLSGVGTMGVIFYASALFNGILSSVLIPLTGVAAVMCYHENFTSLKGMALTLCLWGLCSYFYGEYKMMNNVMNKESTKRLDKVEDEYEEP; from the exons ATGGATATTGAAAAACTAGAGATTCTAGGAACAACCCAAAATGGCAATTCAAACACCCATACGGAGAAACCAAAGAAAACCAAAAACTGGCTGTTAGTCATTATCAATTGTGCTATTGTTTTTGTTGGTGCAATAGGTAGTCCTCTCTTAATGAGGCTATACTATCTTCATGGTGGCAGTCGTATATGGCTTAGTAGTTTTATTGCATCTGCTGGTTTTCCAATTCTCATATTTCCTCTCATGTTTCTCTTCTTTCGGTCGAAATCATCCGccgataattatttttcatctttttggTTGGAACCAAAGTTGTTTCTTTGGGGTGCCATACTTGGGGTTATGTATGGTCTTGTTACTTTCATGTACGCATTGGGTTTATCCTATATTCCAGTGTCAACTTCATCCCTTCTCATGGCAACTCAATTATGCTTTATTGCATTTTTTACATGGTTGATTGTGAAGCAAAAGTTCACAGCATTCATAATAAATGCTGTTGTTGTGATGACACTTGGATCAGTGTTGTTGGGTATTAATACTGATGGGGATAGGCCAgttggtgtatcaaaagctcagtatttgttaggatttgtttTGACGCTGAGTGCTGCAGCTTTAGCTGGGTTAATAATGCCTCTTATTGAACTTGCTTTCAGTAAAGCCATTAGAAACCTCACGTATTCAAGTTTGTTGCAGTTCCAATTCGTTCTTTCGGTTTTTTCAGCCACCGTTTGCGTCATAGGGATGCTAGCAAACAAGGATTTTCAG GCTATACCTAGAGAAGCAAATGATTTTGAACTTGGCAAAGCCAACTATTATATCATAATGGTCGCGACCGCAATAACATGGCAATTGTCAGGTGTTGGAACCATGGGCGTAATCTTCTACGCGAGTGCTCTTTTCAACGGTATACTCTCATCAGTCCTAATCCCATTAACAGGAGTAGCAGCAGTAATGTGTTACCATGAAAATTTCACAAGTTTAAAGGGAATGGCGTTGACGTTATGTCTTTGGGGTCTTTGTTCTTACTTCTATGGAGAATACAAGATGATGAATAATGTAATGAATAAGGAATCCACAAAAAGACTCGACAAAGTCGAAGATGAGTACGAAGAACCATAA
- the LOC113285479 gene encoding uncharacterized protein LOC113285479, protein MASSSNQSPLPSFEDANEVPANWSLVHESHFIELMLDKVRICGENRQTGTFSKHDWTDIRKQFHKKFRFKYSLKSFKNKFTKLKEKYKDHKKLVEDNTGLGWDPVLCTVEASNEWWDEQVKNFPRTKVFRVSGCPEYRKLQTIFGDTVATGNLRQTQEGGFSSTDGEDEINMTENGSPTQPLDTQVFPNGGVTADRMEENVDFRRRSQTPSGSHRSTHVPNDSGDVAGEMEENVDNQFVAVRVHRFVVDVAGKKTRLMRSESR, encoded by the exons ATGGCTTCAAGTTCAAACCAATCCCCATTGCCTTCGTTTGAAGATGCTAACGAAGTTCCGGCCAATTGGTCTCTAGTACATGAGTCACATTTCATAGAGTTGATGTTAGATAAGGTCCGAATATGTGGCGAAAATAGGCAAACAGGAACCTTTTCAAAGCATGATTGGACTGACATTAGGAAGCAGTTTCATAAGAAGTTTAGGTTTAAATATTCTTTGAAGTCGTTCAAGAACAAATTCACCAAGTTGAAGGAAAAGTACAAAGATCATAAGAAACTCGTGGAAGATAACACCGGATTAGGCTGGGATCCTGTTTTGTGTACCGTAGAGGCCTCAAATGAATGGTGGGATGAGCAAGTGAAG AATTTTCCACGAACAAAGGTGTTCCGTGTATCTGGTTGCCCCGAATATCGGAAGCTACAAACTATATTTGGTGATACCGTGGCAACGGGAAATCTTAGACAgacacaagaaggtggtttttctTCTACGGATGGTGAAGATGAGATAAATATGACTGAAAATGGAAGTCCCACGCAACCATTAGATACACAGGTCTTCCCTAATGGTGGTGTCACGGCTGATAGGATGGAAGAAAATGTTGATTTTCGTCGTCGCTCGCAAACACCAAGTGGTAGCCACAGAAGTACCCATGTTCCCAATGATAGTGGTGATGTAGCTGGTGAGATGGAAGAAAATGTAGATAACCAATTCGTAGCCGTTCGTGTACACCGATTTGTAGTAGACGTGGCAGGAAAGAAAACAAGGCTAATGAGATCGGAGAGTCGTTAA